A single Tachypleus tridentatus isolate NWPU-2018 chromosome 9, ASM421037v1, whole genome shotgun sequence DNA region contains:
- the LOC143224739 gene encoding vitamin D3 receptor-like translates to MFFTVIKQFAHFAQQLRSFAVIPRHDQEILLRTGVMELCFLRSAYVFDESQQAWSDQNKMFYKFSPTLLAEDVKRLVSDELFEKHMEFIRGIKQLDIDEPTLMILLVTVLLCSDRLELVNTDLVVSEQEKYCVLLKNYMLWRFGSINSAVLYPKLFLKLPNLRELTDAHSDYHLRLSTWEVEEIQKRLSCLKVESPTPYWNTLELLEKSLEANVGKRWTLRRDLLTDVSSSSSVSMEDESNSSE, encoded by the coding sequence ATGTTCTTCACAGTTATCAAACAGTTTGCACACTTTGCCCAGCAACTACGTTCCTTCGCGGTTATCCCTCGACACGATCAGGAGATCTTGTTACGTACTGGCGTCATGGAATTATGCTTTCTTCGGAGTGCGTACGTGTTTGATGAAAGCCAACAAGCTTGGTCTGACCAGAACAAAATGTTCTACAAATTTTCTCCAACGCTTTTAGCGGAAGACGTGAAACGACTGGTTTCCGACGAACTCTTCGAAAAACACATGGAATTCATTCGTGGGATTAAACAGTTAGATATCGATGAACCAACACTTATGATTCTACTCGTGACTGTCCTCTTGTGTTCAGACAGACTTGAGTTGGTAAACACAGATTTAGTGGTGTCAGAACAAGAGAAATATTgtgttttacttaaaaattacATGTTGTGGAGGTTTGGTTCCATAAATTCAGCGGTTCTTTATCCtaaactatttttgaaattacCAAACTTAAGAGAACTTACAGATGCTCACAGCGATTACCATCTTAGACTTAGCACGTGGGAAGTAGAAGAAATTCAGAAACGGTTATCATGTTTGAAAGTTGAGTCACCAACACCGTATTGGAACACGTTAGAGCTGTTGGAGAAGAGTTTGGAAGCGAATGTAGGGAAGCGGTGGACGTTACGTCGTGACTTGTTAACAGATGTGAGTTCATCCTCTTCTGTTTCCATGGAAGATGAATCCAATTCAAGTGAATGA